The genomic interval ATACAGGTAGCCTTGCTGGATCGTACTCTTGCTCAGGATTGAGCTTCCGTCGGTGATGACATTAGAGAACGGATTGTTCACAACCGTGTTCAGGGCGCTTCCCAGAGCCAGGGTTGCAGCCGGGAGCTGGTTGAGCGCAACCGCACCGAATAGATGTACGCCGGCGCTGCCGGCATATGCTGTCGTGATGACAACATTTCCAGGCAGGGAGTGTTGAATGTCGAAAGACCAGTTTTCCTGGTAGGGGAATTGTTCGCTGCGTGGATTCCCCGAGACGCCTTGCCCCAGTTCGATGCTGAGAGGACCGCTTCCCGTGTTGTTCCCGGCTAAAGGCGCAGGGTTGTTCCCATAGACATTCGGCAGACCCGCCGGAAACGGGTTGGAAAGGTTATAGAGCGGCGTGACGCCGTCAGTCGCCGCATTGATTGAAGTGGATTTTCGCGTAAACCCAAACGATGAGGGGTTTGTCTGGTAAGTCGCCGCCGCATGCCAGAAGATCCCGAACCCGCCATGCATCACCGTATGGTTATCGAGGCTGTAGGCGAAACCGAAGCGCGGCTCCCAATGCAGCTTTTCTGGAATCTGCAAGCTTCTGCTCGTGCCATTGAGACCTACAACCCCGACACCGCCGACGAGATTCGGAATCGATGGAACCTGAGAGGCAATGGGAGAGGGACTGCTGGTGTCGAGATAGCTCAATTGGTTGCCTTGCGCGATGTCGCCCGTCTCATAGCTGTACCGCAGACCGTAGTTAAGCGTCAGCTTGCGCGTGACTTTTGCGTTATCCCCGACGAAAAACGCCGCGTAGCCGTGACCGAATTTCACCAATGGAGCGTAACCGCTGGTGATCGTGGCCTGGCCGAGCAGCAGTTCCGCGACTGCATTTCCTGTTGTTGACGTGGGCGAGTTCGCAATCGGTCCGCCGGTAAACGTCTTTGAGGTGTTAACGGTCAGCAGTTGCGGATCCCAGAGTTGGTCGCGATAAACTCTCAAGTCTGTACCGAATTTTACCGAGTGAATACCCTTGACCCACGAAAGAGTGGCGGCATATTGCCAGACCGAGTTGGGGTTGGCCTCTAAAGGCTCCGAATTACCGAGTTGCCCGATTTGACCGGAAACGGATTCTATCTGCGGGGTAAAAGTCGCCGTGTAGCCCGGCGCCGCCGACGCTGGAATGCCGAACTTGGCAGTCCCCTCGGGACTGACAGAGGCGCGAGCCGATTGCATGTGCGCCCAGGAGAAATGGTGATCGAAGACCACGGTCGGTGAGATGATCCACGTATGATCGACCATGATGTTGCGTCCAGGAATATGGTCGTTTGAATTATTCGGCGTATAGCTCGGCGGTCCGAAGACCTGCCCATAGATGATGTAATTGTCGAAGACGTCGAGATGGCCGTATATGCTGTGCTTATCGTTCACTTTGTGATCGATTCGGATGTCTTCGCTGTAGTTGTTGTCCGTGTTCGGAGCAGTCGAGAAAAAGTTGTTCTGATCGCTGCCCCCGACGCCACGTTGATTGGGGAGCGGATACATGGCGAGTAACTTCTGAGCCACGGGATTGAACCGCGCCGGTTCGATAACGTTCAGTTTGCCGTTGTACGACATCGGACAGCGATAACCACCTGCAGTGGTTGCAGTAAACGCACCGTTGGAACAAGTGTACTTCCCGCCGGCCGCGACCTGTTGGAGCGTGCTCGGATCATAGATAGTCAGCAGGGTGCCATTGGTGTTGAATGTCTGGGAGAAATCGCCGGTTCTTTCCAGTGCCGTTGGTACCGTGCTCGTGAAGCCGGCGCCGGGCGTGCTGTCGTTAAGCTGCTCGTAGGAGCCGAAGAAGAAAGTTCGGTTTTTCCCCCTGTAGAGCCCGGGGAAGACGACCGGGCCGCCCACCTGGAATCCATACTGATTTCTCTGGAAATCAGGCTTCGCCTGGCCCGCGGCGTTGGCATTGAAGCCATTGGCATCGAAGACCTGGTTGCGGAAATACTCCCAAGCCCCTCCGTGCAGGGCGTTGGTGCCGGACTTGATCGTAAAGCTCTCAACGCCGCCTGCGGTGTGGCCGAACTCCGGAGAGTAGGCGGAGGTGTAAATCCGGAACTCCCTCACGGCATCCAGGCCGGGAATATCGCCGGCCGCGTGGGTGTCATAGTTGATCGTATTGGCTGCCCCATCGACGATGATTTCCTCCTCGCCGCCCTTCGCTCCATTGATGTAGAAAGTGTTGGTGGTGCTTTGGGTGGTAAGGTTTGTTCCTGCAGTCAGAGAGTTGCTCTGCGTAACGCCGGGGGTAAAGTTGACCTCCTGGAAGGGATTCCGGACATCCAGAGGGATGTTCGCGACCAGAACGGATTCGGTCACCGTGCTCAGGTCGGAGTCCTCCGCTTTAAGTTCAGGCGCCGCGGCAGTCACCGATACGGTCTCCCCGACCACGGCGCCAACCTTCAGCACCGGATTCAGCTCCCCCTTCGAACCCACCTCCAGCGCAATGTCAGACGCGACAAAAGTCGCAAATCCAGCGGCGGTTATGGTCACTTGATAGGTGCCGGAGGTCAACGGCGCTAAAAGGAACACGCCGCTGCCGTCGGTGACAGTATTCAGCGTTACCCCAGTCGAGGTTCTCAACCCGGACACCGAGGCCCCCGGGATCGCGGCTCCGCTGGAATCGAGCACCCGGCCGCCGAGGGACGCGCTTTGCGCGAAAAGGTGCGTACAGAACCCACCGGCCAACAGAAAAACGCCGATCTGAAAACATATCAACATTCGACAGAATCGAGATCGCACTTGGTTACTCCTCTTAAGGTAATTAGTGGTGGATCGCACTGCCATTACGAAAGCGATGACTCCTCACCACGAATAGATTTGCCCCCATGACAAATCGGGTCGCAGGCTCCAATCGGTTGAGCGGAGTATCTCGGGCAAATATGAATGTTCGATTACGGTCTTGTGATTAGTACGTGAGCGACTCGACTATTGGGCAGTCGGATCCAGCGTGTAGTCGCGGGCTAAAGCCCGCGACTACATATTCGGGGAGGCGGATGAACGCGCGACAAAACTGGTTACTGTGCGGGTGTAAAGGCTACGTGGCTGAGCTTCGCATCAATAAATCCCTTCATCGAAGGGTTTATGGAAATGCTAGCGGGCAAAATCTTCATTGGCCTCGACCTTCAATCCCTGACGAAATCGAAGAAGGCCCCGGTTAACGAACGGGTCGGGATCGCGAGGATCAAGTTTGATCGCTTGTGCAAAGTCTGCAAAAGCACCCTCAAGGTCGCCGTTTGCCACTTTCGCAATCGCCCGATTGTTGTACGCCCGGGCATAGAGCGGATCGATTTCGACAGCTTTGTTCATATCGGACAATGCGCCTTGGTAGTCTCCACTGTTCATGCGCAGATTGCCGCGATTGTACCAGGCCAATGTCAGGCCCGGGCGAAGGCTGACCGCCTCGCCGTAATCCGCAATAGCGTTGGCCGTTTTACCCATCCCCTGAAAGGCTTGCCCGCGGCGAAAGAAAGCGGTGGCGGAATCGGGAGCGAATTGAAGGGCGATGGTGTACGCGCCGACGGCGCGAATCAGGTCTCCAGAACTCGCGAACTTTTCTCCCATCTGGACATAGGATTGCGCCGTCTCCTTGACTGATTCGGCCTGTGCGCTGAATGACATAACGAACACCAGCGGCAACGTAAACAGCCAGACAGCAGAACTCCCGGAGCGCCTCATAAAATGACCTGCTGCAATACTCTTACCCAACGGGCGCTCAAAATGGTAGCGATTTGTTACTGGTTTTTAATCATTTTGTAATATTTGTCGTGCGTGATGCGCATCGCTGCCCACTCCGCGCGGAGCGCGCTCCTTATCGCGCTACTCCGGCGCAGGCATCTCTCGTTCGTGGATGATCATCCAATTCATGCCGAATCGATCACGAAGTTGAGCGAATCGTGATGCAAAGAACGTCTCCGACAGCGCCATGAATACTTCGCCGCTGTCGGAGAGCGCCGAAAAGATGCGCTCCGCATCGGCGTCGCTCTCGACGGCGAGTGACAGGTATGCGCTCCGCATCGGCTGAGCATTGGGGATGTCCGCACCCATCAATGTCGTGCCGCCAATCGAGATGGTGGCGTGCAGCACCGCGGCCTTCCATTCCGGCCTGACGTGGCTCTGATCGGGCGACTCACCGTGTGTCATCATCATTCCAATCTTTCCGCCCAGGTGCTTCTCGTAAAAACGAAACGCTTCCGCACACTTGCCGGCAAAATTAACATACGTATTCAGCTTCATTGTTCGACCTCCTGCTTGCAGTCTACTAAACAGAAAATGCGATGGGCTGTCCTGTTTCAAGCAAGCTCTTGAGGCCGCTTAACACCGCCGGCCAGCCATTATTGACTCCCTGGAACGTGTTCGGGTTTTTCTCCAGATCATCCGGCAGCAGGTCCTCGTGAATTAACCGCAGCCGAACCATCGAACCCATTGGTGTCAATTCGTAGGTGACGCGCGACAGTTTCTTGCGCTTCACGGCCAGCTCCGGCCTGTCTTTCGGGTTCCAGGTATAGACCAACTTCTTCAGCAGCTCACACTCCAGGACCTCGCCTGCATGGTCACCGTATTGCTCCATGCTTTTGGGCGGCAGAATCCGAACGCTGCCTCCGACTTTCAATTCAACTTCGATGCGAAAACCGAACCAGTATTTCTCGGTGAAATCTCCACGGGTCAATGCCTGCCACAGCTTTTCGGGCGTGGTGCGAATATAAGTGGCATAGATAAAGGTCTCGTGTTCACCTGTATCTTGCATATCAGTCCTCCAATGATTCCTTTAATTCGGCCAGAGCCTCAAGGCGGCTGCGTTCAAACGGAGCAATCCAGCGTTTGGCGATCTCATGGATCGGCACCGGATTCAAGTAATGCAGCTTTTCACGCCCCTCCCAGACGGTGGCCACAAGGCCGGCTTCCTCGAGTTGAGCCAGATGCTTTGTCACCGCCTGACGCGTCATGAGCATTCCCTCGGAGAGCATGCTCAGGGTTTGCCCGCCTTGCACCCGCAGACGATCGAGCAGCCGTCTGCGGCCTGAATCGGCGAGCGCTTTGAAGACAAGGTTCATAGCCAGGACTGAAGGAGTTTCTTTATGCGCGAGCGCCTTCATGGAGAAACAATATGCAACTCCATGGTTGCATATGTCAAGGTTGCAATACCTTGATATGGACGATCGGGCATCTGATCGACGTGATCGCGATTACTTTGCCGCGCAGCCCGCTGTTTCGGCGGCCATCGGGGAAAACAAGGCTGACCTTCCGCCGTTGAGGCGGATGAAAACGCTCTCCGGGTCGAGGGGCAATGCCGCAACGTTGGCGCAAAATCTGGGCCACACGCCGTTACGCTGCAGATAGTCCTCGACGTTGGACACGTAGAACGCGGTAACCGTCGCGCCGTGATCTTTCAGGAAGGAACCCACCGCGCGCAGTGCCTTGGGCCCTGCGAAATCACCCACGACCGGCACGATCAAATTCCGGGTCTCCATGTTTTTGACGAACGTAAAGCTGTCCTCGGATGCGAGGTAGCTGCGCTCGGCTCCGGTCCCATCCGTCGTTGCCATCAGCGACGCGTAAGTCTCACCGCGGAATCCGCCGTTGATCGAGGACGTGTAGTTGATTGCGGGACCGAATCGGCGGAAGTT from Terriglobia bacterium carries:
- a CDS encoding carboxypeptidase-like regulatory domain-containing protein, yielding MRSRFCRMLICFQIGVFLLAGGFCTHLFAQSASLGGRVLDSSGAAIPGASVSGLRTSTGVTLNTVTDGSGVFLLAPLTSGTYQVTITAAGFATFVASDIALEVGSKGELNPVLKVGAVVGETVSVTAAAPELKAEDSDLSTVTESVLVANIPLDVRNPFQEVNFTPGVTQSNSLTAGTNLTTQSTTNTFYINGAKGGEEEIIVDGAANTINYDTHAAGDIPGLDAVREFRIYTSAYSPEFGHTAGGVESFTIKSGTNALHGGAWEYFRNQVFDANGFNANAAGQAKPDFQRNQYGFQVGGPVVFPGLYRGKNRTFFFGSYEQLNDSTPGAGFTSTVPTALERTGDFSQTFNTNGTLLTIYDPSTLQQVAAGGKYTCSNGAFTATTAGGYRCPMSYNGKLNVIEPARFNPVAQKLLAMYPLPNQRGVGGSDQNNFFSTAPNTDNNYSEDIRIDHKVNDKHSIYGHLDVFDNYIIYGQVFGPPSYTPNNSNDHIPGRNIMVDHTWIISPTVVFDHHFSWAHMQSARASVSPEGTAKFGIPASAAPGYTATFTPQIESVSGQIGQLGNSEPLEANPNSVWQYAATLSWVKGIHSVKFGTDLRVYRDQLWDPQLLTVNTSKTFTGGPIANSPTSTTGNAVAELLLGQATITSGYAPLVKFGHGYAAFFVGDNAKVTRKLTLNYGLRYSYETGDIAQGNQLSYLDTSSPSPIASQVPSIPNLVGGVGVVGLNGTSRSLQIPEKLHWEPRFGFAYSLDNHTVMHGGFGIFWHAAATYQTNPSSFGFTRKSTSINAATDGVTPLYNLSNPFPAGLPNVYGNNPAPLAGNNTGSGPLSIELGQGVSGNPRSEQFPYQENWSFDIQHSLPGNVVITTAYAGSAGVHLFGAVALNQLPAATLALGSALNTVVNNPFSNVITDGSSILSKSTIQQGYLY
- a CDS encoding tetratricopeptide repeat protein; this encodes MRRSGSSAVWLFTLPLVFVMSFSAQAESVKETAQSYVQMGEKFASSGDLIRAVGAYTIALQFAPDSATAFFRRGQAFQGMGKTANAIADYGEAVSLRPGLTLAWYNRGNLRMNSGDYQGALSDMNKAVEIDPLYARAYNNRAIAKVANGDLEGAFADFAQAIKLDPRDPDPFVNRGLLRFRQGLKVEANEDFAR
- a CDS encoding VOC family protein codes for the protein MKLNTYVNFAGKCAEAFRFYEKHLGGKIGMMMTHGESPDQSHVRPEWKAAVLHATISIGGTTLMGADIPNAQPMRSAYLSLAVESDADAERIFSALSDSGEVFMALSETFFASRFAQLRDRFGMNWMIIHEREMPAPE
- a CDS encoding SRPBCC family protein, translated to MQDTGEHETFIYATYIRTTPEKLWQALTRGDFTEKYWFGFRIEVELKVGGSVRILPPKSMEQYGDHAGEVLECELLKKLVYTWNPKDRPELAVKRKKLSRVTYELTPMGSMVRLRLIHEDLLPDDLEKNPNTFQGVNNGWPAVLSGLKSLLETGQPIAFSV
- a CDS encoding helix-turn-helix transcriptional regulator → MNLVFKALADSGRRRLLDRLRVQGGQTLSMLSEGMLMTRQAVTKHLAQLEEAGLVATVWEGREKLHYLNPVPIHEIAKRWIAPFERSRLEALAELKESLED